Proteins co-encoded in one Medicago truncatula cultivar Jemalong A17 chromosome 8, MtrunA17r5.0-ANR, whole genome shotgun sequence genomic window:
- the LOC25502009 gene encoding heavy metal-associated isoprenylated plant protein 7: protein MGEEEKKPEETKVEEKKPEQPLKKEEEKKETEKPPTEEEKKPEESKEVTPREIVLKVFMHCEGCARKVRRSLKGFPGVEDVVTDCKSHKVIVKGEKADPLKVLERVQRKSHRQVELLSPIPKPPSEEEKQIDEKEKPKPEEEKKVEEPKVIIVILKVHMHCEACSQEIKRRIEKIKGVESAEPDLKNSLVTVKGVLETDKLVEYVYKRTGKQAVIVKQEPEKKEESKETKEEEKKTEEGEKDQKGSGEVEEKKEAAAAAEGDGKPSGDGEGGAEEVKVVELKRNEYYFNPPRYGTEFYAYAGPAYPPQIFSDENPNACSIM from the exons ATGGGAGAG GAAGAAAAGAAACCAGAGGAAACCAAAGTAGAGGAGAAAAAACCAGAGCAACCactgaagaaagaagaagagaagaaagaaactgAGAAACCACCGacagaagaagagaaaaaaccGGAGGAATCTAAGGAAGTTACACCGCGAGAAATTGTGCTTAAAGTCTTCATGCATTGTGAAGGTTGTGCTCGTAAAGTTCGTCGTTCACTCAAAGGTTTTCCAG GGGTTGAAGATGTGGTTACTGATTGCAAATCTCACAAGGTTATTGTTAAAGGAGAAAAAGCGGATCCATTGAAGGTTCTTGAAAGAGTTCAGAGGAAGAGTCATAGACAAGTTGAGCTTCTTTCTCCGATCCCAAAACCACCTTCAGAAGAAGAGAAACAAATTGATGAGAAAGAGAAACCTAAGCcagaggaagaaaagaaagttgaagag CCTAAGGTTATCATAGTGATTCTGAAAGTTCACATGCATTGTGAAGCTTGTTCACAAGAAATCAAGAGACGCATTGAGAAAATCAAAG GAGTTGAATCAGCTGAACCGGATCTGAAGAACTCACTAGTGACAGTGAAAGGAGTACTTGAAACTGATAAATTAGTAGAATATGTTTACAAGAGAACTGGAAAACAAGCTGTGATAGTGAAACAAGAGccagagaaaaaagaagaatcaaaagaaaccaaagaagaagagaaaaaaactgAGGAAGGTGAAAAAGATCAGAAAGGGAGTGGTGAAGTCGAGGAAAAGAAAGAAGCTGCTGCTGCTGCAGAAGGAGATGGAAAACCAAGTGGTGATGGAGAAGGTGGTGCAGAAGAAGTTAAGGTGGTGGAGTTGAAgagaaatgaatattattttaatcCACCAAGGTATGGTACGGAGTTTTATGCATATGCTGGTCCAGCTTACCCTCCTCAAATTTTCAGTGATGAAAATCCAAATGCTTGTTCTATCATGTAA